The following are from one region of the Novosphingobium humi genome:
- a CDS encoding GNAT family N-acetyltransferase encodes MTAQMLEKSLMTRRLTVRLARDGDDLHAVQHLRWRVFFEEMGAPEDMGADPANAALRCDRDVYDSLCDHLLVIDEALLDAGAAPADAVVGTYRLLRETVARAHSGFYSSGEYDLSTLMARDNEGKELLELGRSCVLPQYRTSATISMLWRGIADYIKANRIGLMFGCASFPGTDPDLYAPALSYLYHNHLAAPDQCPRVLPGKGVSMERLERGTYDERRAMFQLPPLVKGYMRVGARFGDGAFIDHAFNTVDVFVVMPVDLIADRYASRFSAAA; translated from the coding sequence ATGACCGCCCAGATGCTTGAGAAGTCGTTGATGACCCGCCGCCTGACTGTCCGTCTTGCCCGCGATGGCGATGATCTCCATGCGGTCCAGCATCTGCGCTGGCGGGTGTTTTTCGAGGAAATGGGTGCGCCGGAAGACATGGGCGCCGATCCGGCCAATGCGGCGCTGCGCTGTGACCGGGATGTCTATGACTCGTTGTGCGACCATCTGCTGGTGATCGACGAGGCGCTGCTGGATGCCGGCGCGGCGCCTGCCGATGCGGTGGTGGGCACTTATCGTCTGCTGCGAGAGACGGTGGCGCGGGCGCATTCAGGCTTTTATTCCAGCGGGGAATATGACCTCTCCACCCTGATGGCGCGCGACAATGAAGGCAAGGAACTGCTCGAACTGGGTCGGTCCTGCGTCCTGCCGCAATATCGCACCAGCGCGACGATCTCGATGCTGTGGCGCGGCATCGCCGATTACATCAAGGCCAACCGGATCGGCCTCATGTTCGGCTGCGCCAGCTTTCCGGGCACCGACCCGGATCTTTACGCACCCGCCCTCTCCTATCTCTACCACAACCATCTGGCCGCGCCCGACCAATGCCCACGCGTTCTGCCGGGCAAGGGCGTGTCGATGGAGCGTCTGGAGCGCGGCACCTATGACGAGCGTCGCGCGATGTTTCAGCTTCCCCCGCTGGTCAAAGGCTATATGCGGGTGGGCGCGCGCTTTGGCGATGGCGCGTTCATCGACCATGCGTTCAACACGGTCGATGTGTTTGTGGTCATGCCGGTCGATCTGATCGCCGACCGCTATGCCTCAAGGTTCAGCGCAGCGGCCTAA